From Microbacterium sp. LWH7-1.2:
GCGGCCTCTGGTTCCACACGAACCGGCCCGCACATGTTCGCCAATACTCACCACCGACGACGCTTCTGTCAATTCTGGCTTACCGCGATACCTCCCCTTGCTCCGCCGACGGGGTCCAATCGATGTCTGCGAGCGTGGCGAAGAACGTGCGCAACTCCCCAGCCATGTCGACGCCGTCGCGATCGAGCAGCCACTGAATCTGCAGGCCGTCCATCATCGCGAGAGTGGCGACAGCAGCGTTGTGCGGAGTGAGTCCCGGCTTCAGGCGCCCCTGCCGCTCCAGGTCCTCGAACGCCCCGATGAGGTGGGTGCGAGCCACCTCGTATCGGCTGACGAAGTAGCCGCGCGCCGGGTGATCGAGGGCGGTCGCCTCGGCAGACAGGATGCAGTAAAGCTCCACGACGCCGGGTGCGGAGGAGTTGTGGTTCGCGGTCTCCACCAGTCCACGGAGCGTCACATCACCGTTGCCATCAGCCATCCGGGTCCACTGGAGCGAATGCTCGTCGCGGCGACCGAGCACAGCCGCGAGAAGAGCAGGCTTGTTCGGAAAGTGATGCACGAGCCCCGCTTCGGTTATTCCGACTCGCTGCGCCACCTCGCGCAGCGATCCTGATCGATAGCCTGCCTCCGCGAACACATCGAGTGCCGCGTCGAGAATCGCGGCGCGTGTGATCCGTGACTTCGCATACTCCCCTCGCGGTCCGCGCTTACTGGGCCTGACCATGCCATTCATCATCTACTCCGAACCTCCGTGGACAGCTTCGCCGCCCACTCTCATTCTGGCGGGTTGCTGCAGTTCACCGACGTGTATCAGGACTTAAACTTCCCAAAACCTAGTGAACAGTCATTTTCTTTGCTACGGTCACGGTCACGGCGGGGAAGCCCCCCTGCGGGTCTCGAAAGATGCGCCCACGGCGAAACGGCCGCCGACGAATACGAACAAGAGTTACCTAGCATCGCGATCGATCAGGGGCCACCCCGACGCTTTCCGAACGCCACCCCGCAACATCTTTCACAGCAAAGGAAGCCATCCATGAGAATCAGATCACGCGCCCTTGCGGCCAGCGCATCGCTGAGCAGGAACGGGCCCCGCGGGCTCCGTTGGAAGGTCTCGGCGGCCACCGTCGCGATCGCCGCTCTCGCCCTGACCGGCTGCGCCGGTGCGGGCGAGGACGGCTCGGCCAGCAGCGGTTCGGGTCGCGCCGACCAGCTCACCATCG
This genomic window contains:
- a CDS encoding TetR/AcrR family transcriptional regulator → MVRPSKRGPRGEYAKSRITRAAILDAALDVFAEAGYRSGSLREVAQRVGITEAGLVHHFPNKPALLAAVLGRRDEHSLQWTRMADGNGDVTLRGLVETANHNSSAPGVVELYCILSAEATALDHPARGYFVSRYEVARTHLIGAFEDLERQGRLKPGLTPHNAAVATLAMMDGLQIQWLLDRDGVDMAGELRTFFATLADIDWTPSAEQGEVSR